One window from the genome of Thermococcus siculi encodes:
- a CDS encoding helicase C-terminal domain-containing protein, which produces MSESSEAFEYFPYEAMRPNQREFIELVSEAVRNGENAIIEAPTGFGKTVSVLAGILPYAKEEGYKVLYLARTHRQMDRVIEELKAISGKSPVSGVELRSRKELCLHNYLTQFTSDAYTAMVVCKNLKKMGKCPFYENEKKKKAEFDELVRFFLESPSHPAEILSYAETLELCPYDLTKRMAEKADVIVASYLYLLSPSIRENFISSLDVDYSDLIVVFDEAHNLPDQAISALSDKISINTVNRAIKEADEYNEHEIANFLSIFGRGLEILFQEKLGSRDVQETPIQPELVFEHVVDVLGLDTRWLVKTLNDMVAIGDSIREDRIEKGKPPRSYIGRVGEFLLLWLSLIGREDYLFIMSRDRGLSLELVALDPAKALGFIRDVQSAIFMSGTLTPLEAFRDIMGIENARLKKFPRMVKRENAQVLVAKDVSTRGDERTLQAYRRMVDYIVEAAKIIPKNVGVFTASYEVLQGLLSANLQVRLEETGKAIFIEKQGVPSAENDAMVASFKAHARGNGAVLLGVMGGRNSEGQDYSGDEMNGVILVGIPYARPTPRVQAQIRYFERKFPEKGRYYGYYLPAHRKLVQAAGRVHRSAEEKGSIIVLDYRLLWRGIRKDLPDWMVETMRPVDLGRMKLYLKRFWSNGR; this is translated from the coding sequence CCATAATCGAGGCACCCACAGGCTTTGGAAAGACAGTGAGCGTTCTGGCCGGTATCCTCCCCTACGCAAAGGAAGAGGGCTACAAGGTTCTCTACCTCGCGAGAACCCACAGGCAGATGGACAGGGTCATAGAGGAGCTAAAGGCGATAAGTGGGAAAAGCCCCGTCTCCGGGGTTGAGCTGAGGAGCAGGAAGGAGCTGTGCCTCCACAACTACCTCACCCAGTTCACCAGCGACGCCTATACTGCCATGGTCGTCTGCAAGAACCTCAAGAAGATGGGCAAGTGCCCCTTCTACGAGAACGAGAAGAAGAAAAAGGCCGAGTTTGACGAGCTGGTCAGGTTCTTCCTTGAAAGCCCCAGCCATCCGGCCGAGATACTCAGCTACGCGGAAACTCTTGAGCTGTGCCCCTACGATTTAACGAAGCGCATGGCGGAAAAGGCGGACGTTATAGTGGCGAGCTACCTCTACCTTCTCAGCCCGAGCATAAGGGAGAACTTCATCAGTTCGCTCGATGTGGACTACTCCGACCTCATAGTAGTCTTCGACGAGGCCCATAACCTTCCCGACCAGGCGATCTCGGCGTTGAGCGATAAAATAAGCATCAACACGGTTAACAGGGCGATAAAGGAGGCCGACGAGTACAACGAGCATGAAATAGCAAACTTCCTGAGCATCTTTGGACGAGGATTGGAGATACTCTTCCAGGAGAAGCTCGGCAGCAGGGACGTCCAGGAGACGCCGATTCAGCCTGAGCTGGTTTTCGAGCACGTCGTCGATGTCCTCGGCCTCGACACGCGCTGGCTCGTGAAGACGCTCAACGACATGGTGGCAATAGGGGATTCAATAAGGGAAGATCGGATAGAGAAGGGCAAGCCCCCGCGCTCCTACATCGGTCGCGTCGGAGAGTTCCTGCTCCTCTGGCTGTCCCTCATCGGGAGGGAGGACTACCTCTTCATAATGAGCAGGGACCGCGGTCTTAGTCTGGAACTGGTCGCCCTCGACCCGGCGAAGGCTCTGGGTTTCATAAGGGACGTCCAGAGCGCCATCTTTATGTCCGGCACTCTTACCCCGCTCGAGGCCTTCAGGGATATCATGGGCATCGAGAATGCTCGCCTGAAAAAGTTCCCGCGCATGGTGAAGCGCGAAAACGCCCAGGTGTTGGTTGCAAAGGATGTCTCCACTCGGGGAGATGAGCGCACCCTGCAGGCTTACAGGAGGATGGTGGACTACATAGTTGAGGCTGCAAAGATAATCCCGAAGAACGTCGGTGTTTTCACCGCTTCTTATGAAGTCCTCCAGGGCCTGCTCTCGGCCAACCTCCAGGTCCGGCTGGAGGAAACCGGAAAGGCGATATTCATCGAGAAGCAGGGCGTTCCTTCGGCGGAAAACGACGCAATGGTGGCGAGCTTTAAGGCCCACGCGAGGGGCAATGGTGCGGTTCTTCTTGGGGTGATGGGTGGGAGGAACAGCGAGGGGCAGGACTACAGCGGGGATGAGATGAACGGCGTTATCCTCGTTGGAATACCCTACGCGAGGCCGACTCCGAGGGTCCAGGCCCAGATACGCTACTTCGAGAGGAAGTTCCCGGAGAAGGGGCGCTACTACGGTTACTACCTGCCGGCCCACAGGAAGCTGGTTCAGGCGGCGGGGAGGGTTCACCGCTCGGCAGAGGAGAAAGGCTCGATAATAGTCCTCGACTACCGCCTGCTCTGGAGGGGCATAAGGAAGGACTTACCTGACTGGATGGTCGAGACGATGAGACCGGTAGACCTAGGCAGAATGAAGCTCTACCTGAAGCGGTTCTGGAGCAACGGGCGGTAA